In Carya illinoinensis cultivar Pawnee chromosome 16, C.illinoinensisPawnee_v1, whole genome shotgun sequence, a single window of DNA contains:
- the LOC122299299 gene encoding tetratricopeptide repeat domain-containing protein PYG7, chloroplastic isoform X2, which yields MSILSQSLSLFPPCPCASPSVLSPLSVSSRRRFLLPSRFILAVGSYFSQPTRYGAPVLLTSKTVCRLTLAGFPRFQNTTNGDPQEISGLRKRGSCKLLLLFMIFQREMAVEFLTSKTLDECPMNWLLTKDINDGKKPLVWVSLFLCAQTFWLTNAQMAHASEYGKPNMVYETGELFELGIQLSYLLLLLGFLGVGTFFVIRQVLVRRELDLSAKELQEQVRSGDASATEYFELGAVMLRRKFYPAATKYLLQAIEKWDGDDQDLAQVYNALGVSYIRDGKSDKGISQFETAVRLQPGYVTAWNNLGDAYEKKKDYKSALKAFEEVLLFDPNNKVARPRRDALKERAKMYKGVVVKSEER from the exons ATGTCTATCCTCTCccagtctctctctcttttcccacCCTGCCCCTGCGCCTCGCCGTCGGTTCTTTCCCCCCTCTCTGTTTCTTCTCGCCGTCGGTTCCTTCTCCCCTCTCGGTTCATTCTCGCTGTCGGTTCATACTTCAGTCAACCCACG CGCTATGGTGCACCGGTTTTGCTAACCTCTAAAACAGTCTGCAGACTGACCCTTGCCGGATTTCCCAGATTTCAG AACACCACTAATGGAGACCCTCAAGAAATTTCTGGTTTAAGGAAAAGGGGGTCTTGCAAATTGCTTTTACTTTTCATG ATATTTCAAAGAGAAATGGCAGTGGAATTCCTTACCTCAAAAACTTTAGACG AATGTCCAATGAACTGGTTGCTTACCAAGGATATCAATGATGGAAAAAAACCATTAGTTTGGGTATCTTTGTTCTTGTGTGCACAAACCTTTTGGTTGACTAACGCTCAAATGGCACATGCAAGTGAATATGGCAAACCAAACATGGTTTATGAGACTGGGGAGTTGTTTGAGTTGGGAATCCAGCTATCATATTTGCTGTTATTGTTAGGTTTCCTTGGGGTTGGGACCTTCTTTGTGATTCGTCAAGTCCTTGTACGCAGAGAACTTGATCTTTCAGCTAAAGAATTGCAG GAGCAGGTAAGAAGTGGTGATGCCAGTGCAACCGAGTATTTTGAACTAGGTGCAGTGATGCTGAGGAGGAAATTTTATCCAGCTGCTACTAAATATTTGCTTCAGGCAATTGAGAAATGGGATGGAGATGATCAAGATCTTGCCCAG GTTTACAATGCGCTTGGCGTCAGTTATATCCGTGATGGAAAATCCGACAAGGGAATCAGTCAATTCGAGACGGCTGTGAGGCTTCAACCAGGCTATGTCACAGCTTGGAACAACCTTGGCGATGCCTATGAGAAGAAGAAAGACTACAAGTCCGCTCTCAAGGCATTTGAAGAAGTGCTTCTTTTCGACCCTAACAATAAGGTGGCACGACCCCGACGAGATGCCCTAAAGGAACGTGCTAAAATGTATAAAGGAGTCGTCGTAAAATCGGAGGAGAGATGA
- the LOC122299299 gene encoding tetratricopeptide repeat domain-containing protein PYG7, chloroplastic isoform X1, with protein sequence MSILSQSLSLFPPCPCASPSVLSPLSVSSRRRFLLPSRFILAVGSYFSQPTAILQRYGAPVLLTSKTVCRLTLAGFPRFQNTTNGDPQEISGLRKRGSCKLLLLFMIFQREMAVEFLTSKTLDECPMNWLLTKDINDGKKPLVWVSLFLCAQTFWLTNAQMAHASEYGKPNMVYETGELFELGIQLSYLLLLLGFLGVGTFFVIRQVLVRRELDLSAKELQEQVRSGDASATEYFELGAVMLRRKFYPAATKYLLQAIEKWDGDDQDLAQVYNALGVSYIRDGKSDKGISQFETAVRLQPGYVTAWNNLGDAYEKKKDYKSALKAFEEVLLFDPNNKVARPRRDALKERAKMYKGVVVKSEER encoded by the exons ATGTCTATCCTCTCccagtctctctctcttttcccacCCTGCCCCTGCGCCTCGCCGTCGGTTCTTTCCCCCCTCTCTGTTTCTTCTCGCCGTCGGTTCCTTCTCCCCTCTCGGTTCATTCTCGCTGTCGGTTCATACTTCAGTCAACCCACG GCAATTTTGCAGCGCTATGGTGCACCGGTTTTGCTAACCTCTAAAACAGTCTGCAGACTGACCCTTGCCGGATTTCCCAGATTTCAG AACACCACTAATGGAGACCCTCAAGAAATTTCTGGTTTAAGGAAAAGGGGGTCTTGCAAATTGCTTTTACTTTTCATG ATATTTCAAAGAGAAATGGCAGTGGAATTCCTTACCTCAAAAACTTTAGACG AATGTCCAATGAACTGGTTGCTTACCAAGGATATCAATGATGGAAAAAAACCATTAGTTTGGGTATCTTTGTTCTTGTGTGCACAAACCTTTTGGTTGACTAACGCTCAAATGGCACATGCAAGTGAATATGGCAAACCAAACATGGTTTATGAGACTGGGGAGTTGTTTGAGTTGGGAATCCAGCTATCATATTTGCTGTTATTGTTAGGTTTCCTTGGGGTTGGGACCTTCTTTGTGATTCGTCAAGTCCTTGTACGCAGAGAACTTGATCTTTCAGCTAAAGAATTGCAG GAGCAGGTAAGAAGTGGTGATGCCAGTGCAACCGAGTATTTTGAACTAGGTGCAGTGATGCTGAGGAGGAAATTTTATCCAGCTGCTACTAAATATTTGCTTCAGGCAATTGAGAAATGGGATGGAGATGATCAAGATCTTGCCCAG GTTTACAATGCGCTTGGCGTCAGTTATATCCGTGATGGAAAATCCGACAAGGGAATCAGTCAATTCGAGACGGCTGTGAGGCTTCAACCAGGCTATGTCACAGCTTGGAACAACCTTGGCGATGCCTATGAGAAGAAGAAAGACTACAAGTCCGCTCTCAAGGCATTTGAAGAAGTGCTTCTTTTCGACCCTAACAATAAGGTGGCACGACCCCGACGAGATGCCCTAAAGGAACGTGCTAAAATGTATAAAGGAGTCGTCGTAAAATCGGAGGAGAGATGA
- the LOC122299299 gene encoding tetratricopeptide repeat domain-containing protein PYG7, chloroplastic isoform X4 gives MSILSQSLSLFPPCPCASPSVLSPLSVSSRRRFLLPSRFILAVGSYFSQPTRYGAPVLLTSKTVCRLTLAGFPRFQIFQREMAVEFLTSKTLDECPMNWLLTKDINDGKKPLVWVSLFLCAQTFWLTNAQMAHASEYGKPNMVYETGELFELGIQLSYLLLLLGFLGVGTFFVIRQVLVRRELDLSAKELQEQVRSGDASATEYFELGAVMLRRKFYPAATKYLLQAIEKWDGDDQDLAQVYNALGVSYIRDGKSDKGISQFETAVRLQPGYVTAWNNLGDAYEKKKDYKSALKAFEEVLLFDPNNKVARPRRDALKERAKMYKGVVVKSEER, from the exons ATGTCTATCCTCTCccagtctctctctcttttcccacCCTGCCCCTGCGCCTCGCCGTCGGTTCTTTCCCCCCTCTCTGTTTCTTCTCGCCGTCGGTTCCTTCTCCCCTCTCGGTTCATTCTCGCTGTCGGTTCATACTTCAGTCAACCCACG CGCTATGGTGCACCGGTTTTGCTAACCTCTAAAACAGTCTGCAGACTGACCCTTGCCGGATTTCCCAGATTTCAG ATATTTCAAAGAGAAATGGCAGTGGAATTCCTTACCTCAAAAACTTTAGACG AATGTCCAATGAACTGGTTGCTTACCAAGGATATCAATGATGGAAAAAAACCATTAGTTTGGGTATCTTTGTTCTTGTGTGCACAAACCTTTTGGTTGACTAACGCTCAAATGGCACATGCAAGTGAATATGGCAAACCAAACATGGTTTATGAGACTGGGGAGTTGTTTGAGTTGGGAATCCAGCTATCATATTTGCTGTTATTGTTAGGTTTCCTTGGGGTTGGGACCTTCTTTGTGATTCGTCAAGTCCTTGTACGCAGAGAACTTGATCTTTCAGCTAAAGAATTGCAG GAGCAGGTAAGAAGTGGTGATGCCAGTGCAACCGAGTATTTTGAACTAGGTGCAGTGATGCTGAGGAGGAAATTTTATCCAGCTGCTACTAAATATTTGCTTCAGGCAATTGAGAAATGGGATGGAGATGATCAAGATCTTGCCCAG GTTTACAATGCGCTTGGCGTCAGTTATATCCGTGATGGAAAATCCGACAAGGGAATCAGTCAATTCGAGACGGCTGTGAGGCTTCAACCAGGCTATGTCACAGCTTGGAACAACCTTGGCGATGCCTATGAGAAGAAGAAAGACTACAAGTCCGCTCTCAAGGCATTTGAAGAAGTGCTTCTTTTCGACCCTAACAATAAGGTGGCACGACCCCGACGAGATGCCCTAAAGGAACGTGCTAAAATGTATAAAGGAGTCGTCGTAAAATCGGAGGAGAGATGA
- the LOC122299299 gene encoding tetratricopeptide repeat domain-containing protein PYG7, chloroplastic isoform X3: MSILSQSLSLFPPCPCASPSVLSPLSVSSRRRFLLPSRFILAVGSYFSQPTAILQRYGAPVLLTSKTVCRLTLAGFPRFQIFQREMAVEFLTSKTLDECPMNWLLTKDINDGKKPLVWVSLFLCAQTFWLTNAQMAHASEYGKPNMVYETGELFELGIQLSYLLLLLGFLGVGTFFVIRQVLVRRELDLSAKELQEQVRSGDASATEYFELGAVMLRRKFYPAATKYLLQAIEKWDGDDQDLAQVYNALGVSYIRDGKSDKGISQFETAVRLQPGYVTAWNNLGDAYEKKKDYKSALKAFEEVLLFDPNNKVARPRRDALKERAKMYKGVVVKSEER, encoded by the exons ATGTCTATCCTCTCccagtctctctctcttttcccacCCTGCCCCTGCGCCTCGCCGTCGGTTCTTTCCCCCCTCTCTGTTTCTTCTCGCCGTCGGTTCCTTCTCCCCTCTCGGTTCATTCTCGCTGTCGGTTCATACTTCAGTCAACCCACG GCAATTTTGCAGCGCTATGGTGCACCGGTTTTGCTAACCTCTAAAACAGTCTGCAGACTGACCCTTGCCGGATTTCCCAGATTTCAG ATATTTCAAAGAGAAATGGCAGTGGAATTCCTTACCTCAAAAACTTTAGACG AATGTCCAATGAACTGGTTGCTTACCAAGGATATCAATGATGGAAAAAAACCATTAGTTTGGGTATCTTTGTTCTTGTGTGCACAAACCTTTTGGTTGACTAACGCTCAAATGGCACATGCAAGTGAATATGGCAAACCAAACATGGTTTATGAGACTGGGGAGTTGTTTGAGTTGGGAATCCAGCTATCATATTTGCTGTTATTGTTAGGTTTCCTTGGGGTTGGGACCTTCTTTGTGATTCGTCAAGTCCTTGTACGCAGAGAACTTGATCTTTCAGCTAAAGAATTGCAG GAGCAGGTAAGAAGTGGTGATGCCAGTGCAACCGAGTATTTTGAACTAGGTGCAGTGATGCTGAGGAGGAAATTTTATCCAGCTGCTACTAAATATTTGCTTCAGGCAATTGAGAAATGGGATGGAGATGATCAAGATCTTGCCCAG GTTTACAATGCGCTTGGCGTCAGTTATATCCGTGATGGAAAATCCGACAAGGGAATCAGTCAATTCGAGACGGCTGTGAGGCTTCAACCAGGCTATGTCACAGCTTGGAACAACCTTGGCGATGCCTATGAGAAGAAGAAAGACTACAAGTCCGCTCTCAAGGCATTTGAAGAAGTGCTTCTTTTCGACCCTAACAATAAGGTGGCACGACCCCGACGAGATGCCCTAAAGGAACGTGCTAAAATGTATAAAGGAGTCGTCGTAAAATCGGAGGAGAGATGA
- the LOC122299299 gene encoding tetratricopeptide repeat domain-containing protein PYG7, chloroplastic isoform X5, with the protein MAVEFLTSKTLDECPMNWLLTKDINDGKKPLVWVSLFLCAQTFWLTNAQMAHASEYGKPNMVYETGELFELGIQLSYLLLLLGFLGVGTFFVIRQVLVRRELDLSAKELQEQVRSGDASATEYFELGAVMLRRKFYPAATKYLLQAIEKWDGDDQDLAQVYNALGVSYIRDGKSDKGISQFETAVRLQPGYVTAWNNLGDAYEKKKDYKSALKAFEEVLLFDPNNKVARPRRDALKERAKMYKGVVVKSEER; encoded by the exons ATGGCAGTGGAATTCCTTACCTCAAAAACTTTAGACG AATGTCCAATGAACTGGTTGCTTACCAAGGATATCAATGATGGAAAAAAACCATTAGTTTGGGTATCTTTGTTCTTGTGTGCACAAACCTTTTGGTTGACTAACGCTCAAATGGCACATGCAAGTGAATATGGCAAACCAAACATGGTTTATGAGACTGGGGAGTTGTTTGAGTTGGGAATCCAGCTATCATATTTGCTGTTATTGTTAGGTTTCCTTGGGGTTGGGACCTTCTTTGTGATTCGTCAAGTCCTTGTACGCAGAGAACTTGATCTTTCAGCTAAAGAATTGCAG GAGCAGGTAAGAAGTGGTGATGCCAGTGCAACCGAGTATTTTGAACTAGGTGCAGTGATGCTGAGGAGGAAATTTTATCCAGCTGCTACTAAATATTTGCTTCAGGCAATTGAGAAATGGGATGGAGATGATCAAGATCTTGCCCAG GTTTACAATGCGCTTGGCGTCAGTTATATCCGTGATGGAAAATCCGACAAGGGAATCAGTCAATTCGAGACGGCTGTGAGGCTTCAACCAGGCTATGTCACAGCTTGGAACAACCTTGGCGATGCCTATGAGAAGAAGAAAGACTACAAGTCCGCTCTCAAGGCATTTGAAGAAGTGCTTCTTTTCGACCCTAACAATAAGGTGGCACGACCCCGACGAGATGCCCTAAAGGAACGTGCTAAAATGTATAAAGGAGTCGTCGTAAAATCGGAGGAGAGATGA
- the LOC122299299 gene encoding tetratricopeptide repeat domain-containing protein PYG7, chloroplastic isoform X6 encodes MNWLLTKDINDGKKPLVWVSLFLCAQTFWLTNAQMAHASEYGKPNMVYETGELFELGIQLSYLLLLLGFLGVGTFFVIRQVLVRRELDLSAKELQEQVRSGDASATEYFELGAVMLRRKFYPAATKYLLQAIEKWDGDDQDLAQVYNALGVSYIRDGKSDKGISQFETAVRLQPGYVTAWNNLGDAYEKKKDYKSALKAFEEVLLFDPNNKVARPRRDALKERAKMYKGVVVKSEER; translated from the exons ATGAACTGGTTGCTTACCAAGGATATCAATGATGGAAAAAAACCATTAGTTTGGGTATCTTTGTTCTTGTGTGCACAAACCTTTTGGTTGACTAACGCTCAAATGGCACATGCAAGTGAATATGGCAAACCAAACATGGTTTATGAGACTGGGGAGTTGTTTGAGTTGGGAATCCAGCTATCATATTTGCTGTTATTGTTAGGTTTCCTTGGGGTTGGGACCTTCTTTGTGATTCGTCAAGTCCTTGTACGCAGAGAACTTGATCTTTCAGCTAAAGAATTGCAG GAGCAGGTAAGAAGTGGTGATGCCAGTGCAACCGAGTATTTTGAACTAGGTGCAGTGATGCTGAGGAGGAAATTTTATCCAGCTGCTACTAAATATTTGCTTCAGGCAATTGAGAAATGGGATGGAGATGATCAAGATCTTGCCCAG GTTTACAATGCGCTTGGCGTCAGTTATATCCGTGATGGAAAATCCGACAAGGGAATCAGTCAATTCGAGACGGCTGTGAGGCTTCAACCAGGCTATGTCACAGCTTGGAACAACCTTGGCGATGCCTATGAGAAGAAGAAAGACTACAAGTCCGCTCTCAAGGCATTTGAAGAAGTGCTTCTTTTCGACCCTAACAATAAGGTGGCACGACCCCGACGAGATGCCCTAAAGGAACGTGCTAAAATGTATAAAGGAGTCGTCGTAAAATCGGAGGAGAGATGA
- the LOC122299262 gene encoding probable protein phosphatase 2C 6 isoform X2, with amino-acid sequence MEEVVTIEAAAAENSSACATAASMSSSTSPNNKKSKRQGSGRWKKKSSAASFEGELLHQMMTPENGRMVMNGASKIACIYTQQGKKGTNQDAMIVLENFCSRSDTIFCGVFDGHGPFGHMVAKKVRDSLPARLCTQWTTKSGSEQSSLCKIENAHGSLSTEETKSPSMDDECYETLEVEANENLPEMYIPLKRSMLKAFKLMDKELKLHPTVDCFCSGTTAVTLVKQGQDLVIANVGDSRAVMGTRDIDNSLIATQLTVDLKPDLPGEAARIQRCKGRVFALQDEPEVARVWLPNNDSPGLAMARAFGDFCLKDFGLISVPDVYYHHLTERDEFIILATDGVWDVLSNKEAVDIVASAPGRSTAARALVDCAFRAWRLKYPTSKNDDCAVVCLFLEHVPAASEAVADNDIAKASQEAIEMVAVTDEKARELEVDDTKSSVLDHSSTVHGSNEIVPVSEPTEEKFSAKCQGQSKRSLAECISNAEDEEWSALEGVTRVNSLLSLPRFSSGIKRATSWRKWL; translated from the exons ATGGAGGAAGTGGTTACAATAGAGGCTGCTGCTGCTGAAAACTCTAGTGCGTGTGCAACTGCAGCATCAATGTCTTCTTCAACTTCTCCTAATAATAAGAAGAGTAAGAGACAGGGTTCAGGGAGGTGGAAAAAGAAATCCTCTGCAGCTTCATTTGAAGGTGAACTGCTCCATCAGATGATGACTCCCGAGAACGGGAGGATGGTTATGAACGGTGCCAGCAAAATTGCCTGCATATATACGCAACAGGGTAAGAAAGGAACTAATCAGGATGCCATGATTGTTTTGGAG AATTTCTGTTCAAGAAGCGATACAATATTTTGTGGGGTATTTGATGGTCACGGTCCTTTTGGTCATATGGTTGCCAAGAAAGTCCGGGACTCTCTTCCAGCCAGACTATGTACTCAATGGACAACTAAATCCGGTAGTGAGCAGAGCAGCCTTTGCAAAATTGAAAATGCTCATGGAAGCCTGAGCACAGAGGAAACAAAATCTCCAAGCATGGATGATGAATGTTATGAGACATTAGAGGTTGAGGCCAATGAAAACCTTCCTGAAATGTATATTCCACTTAAACGGTCTATGTTGAAGGCTTTCAAGCTAATGGATAAGGAACTAAAGTTGCATCCCACAGTTGATTGTTTCTGTAGTGGAACTACTGCAGTTACTCTGGTAAAGCAG GGTCAGGATCTTGTGATTGCCAATGTCGGAGATTCGAGAGCAGTGATGGGAACAAGGGATATAGACAATTCTTTGATTGCTACACAATTGACTGTGGACTTGAAGCCTGATCTtccag GGGAAGCTGCTAGGATCCAGCGGTGCAAAGGAAGGGTCTTTGCATTGCAGGATGAGCCTGAGGTAGCACGTGTATGGTTGCCAAATAATGACTCACCTGGTTTGGCAATGGCTAGAGCTTTTGGGGACTTTTGTCTGAAAGATTTTGGTTTAATATCCGTTCCAGATGTGTACTATCACCATCTTACTGAAAGAGATGAATTCATTATTCTTGCCACAGATGGG GTTTGGGATGTCCTCTCAAATAAAGAAGCTGTCGATATCGTGGCTTCAGCTCCAGGTCGCTCAACAGCAGCCAGAGCTCTGGTAGACTGTGCTTTTCGAGCATGGAGACTTAAATATCCTACTTCAAAGAATGATGATTGTGCTGTTGTGTGCCTCTTTCTAGAGCATGTACCTGCAGCCAGTGAGGCTGTAGCAGACAATGACATTGCAAAGGCATCACAAGAGGCGATAGAGATGGTTGCAGTAACAGATGAAAAGGCTAGGGAATTGGAAGTCGATGATACTAAAAGTTCTGTTCTCGACCATTCAAGTACTGTACATGGCTCCAACGAGATTGTGCCTGTCTCTGAGCCAACTGAAGAAAAGTTTTCTGCGAAGTGTCAGGGTCAGTCTAAGAGGAGTCTAGCTGAGTGCATTTCAAATGCAGAAGATGAGGAGTGGTCAGCCTTAGAAGGTGTTACCCGGGTTAACAGTCTGCTAAGCCTTCCCAGGTTCTCATCTGGTATTAAAAGAGCAACCAGTTGGAGAAAGTGGCTATGA
- the LOC122299262 gene encoding probable protein phosphatase 2C 6 isoform X1: MGSCCSSISGKKLYMEEVVTIEAAAAENSSACATAASMSSSTSPNNKKSKRQGSGRWKKKSSAASFEGELLHQMMTPENGRMVMNGASKIACIYTQQGKKGTNQDAMIVLENFCSRSDTIFCGVFDGHGPFGHMVAKKVRDSLPARLCTQWTTKSGSEQSSLCKIENAHGSLSTEETKSPSMDDECYETLEVEANENLPEMYIPLKRSMLKAFKLMDKELKLHPTVDCFCSGTTAVTLVKQGQDLVIANVGDSRAVMGTRDIDNSLIATQLTVDLKPDLPGEAARIQRCKGRVFALQDEPEVARVWLPNNDSPGLAMARAFGDFCLKDFGLISVPDVYYHHLTERDEFIILATDGVWDVLSNKEAVDIVASAPGRSTAARALVDCAFRAWRLKYPTSKNDDCAVVCLFLEHVPAASEAVADNDIAKASQEAIEMVAVTDEKARELEVDDTKSSVLDHSSTVHGSNEIVPVSEPTEEKFSAKCQGQSKRSLAECISNAEDEEWSALEGVTRVNSLLSLPRFSSGIKRATSWRKWL; the protein is encoded by the exons ATGGGTTCTTGTTGTTCATCAATCTCAGGAAAGAAGCTTTATATGGAGGAAGTGGTTACAATAGAGGCTGCTGCTGCTGAAAACTCTAGTGCGTGTGCAACTGCAGCATCAATGTCTTCTTCAACTTCTCCTAATAATAAGAAGAGTAAGAGACAGGGTTCAGGGAGGTGGAAAAAGAAATCCTCTGCAGCTTCATTTGAAGGTGAACTGCTCCATCAGATGATGACTCCCGAGAACGGGAGGATGGTTATGAACGGTGCCAGCAAAATTGCCTGCATATATACGCAACAGGGTAAGAAAGGAACTAATCAGGATGCCATGATTGTTTTGGAG AATTTCTGTTCAAGAAGCGATACAATATTTTGTGGGGTATTTGATGGTCACGGTCCTTTTGGTCATATGGTTGCCAAGAAAGTCCGGGACTCTCTTCCAGCCAGACTATGTACTCAATGGACAACTAAATCCGGTAGTGAGCAGAGCAGCCTTTGCAAAATTGAAAATGCTCATGGAAGCCTGAGCACAGAGGAAACAAAATCTCCAAGCATGGATGATGAATGTTATGAGACATTAGAGGTTGAGGCCAATGAAAACCTTCCTGAAATGTATATTCCACTTAAACGGTCTATGTTGAAGGCTTTCAAGCTAATGGATAAGGAACTAAAGTTGCATCCCACAGTTGATTGTTTCTGTAGTGGAACTACTGCAGTTACTCTGGTAAAGCAG GGTCAGGATCTTGTGATTGCCAATGTCGGAGATTCGAGAGCAGTGATGGGAACAAGGGATATAGACAATTCTTTGATTGCTACACAATTGACTGTGGACTTGAAGCCTGATCTtccag GGGAAGCTGCTAGGATCCAGCGGTGCAAAGGAAGGGTCTTTGCATTGCAGGATGAGCCTGAGGTAGCACGTGTATGGTTGCCAAATAATGACTCACCTGGTTTGGCAATGGCTAGAGCTTTTGGGGACTTTTGTCTGAAAGATTTTGGTTTAATATCCGTTCCAGATGTGTACTATCACCATCTTACTGAAAGAGATGAATTCATTATTCTTGCCACAGATGGG GTTTGGGATGTCCTCTCAAATAAAGAAGCTGTCGATATCGTGGCTTCAGCTCCAGGTCGCTCAACAGCAGCCAGAGCTCTGGTAGACTGTGCTTTTCGAGCATGGAGACTTAAATATCCTACTTCAAAGAATGATGATTGTGCTGTTGTGTGCCTCTTTCTAGAGCATGTACCTGCAGCCAGTGAGGCTGTAGCAGACAATGACATTGCAAAGGCATCACAAGAGGCGATAGAGATGGTTGCAGTAACAGATGAAAAGGCTAGGGAATTGGAAGTCGATGATACTAAAAGTTCTGTTCTCGACCATTCAAGTACTGTACATGGCTCCAACGAGATTGTGCCTGTCTCTGAGCCAACTGAAGAAAAGTTTTCTGCGAAGTGTCAGGGTCAGTCTAAGAGGAGTCTAGCTGAGTGCATTTCAAATGCAGAAGATGAGGAGTGGTCAGCCTTAGAAGGTGTTACCCGGGTTAACAGTCTGCTAAGCCTTCCCAGGTTCTCATCTGGTATTAAAAGAGCAACCAGTTGGAGAAAGTGGCTATGA